A window of the Cryptococcus neoformans var. neoformans B-3501A chromosome 9, whole genome shotgun sequence genome harbors these coding sequences:
- a CDS encoding hypothetical protein (HMMPfam hit to Peptidase_M16, Insulinase (Peptidase family M16), score: 178.4, E(): 1.4e-50; HMMPfam hit to Peptidase_M16_C, Peptidase M16 inactive domain, score: 143.6, E(): 4.3e-40) produces MLRSFASSTGASTHLTRTHRSLHRLVTPRSRSFTLVPGRHLTTTSLVKPTTKTQSFQSHRLSNTAQSLFKRSFATPVSRQIPPIKLPIEPIMESPYPPCPPIPKANGPVDLILPPTEDRKHKYFTLSNGLEVVVVSDPKADKAAASMDVGVGHLSDPDDLPGCAHFCEHLLFMGTKTHPSENAYQQYLSSHNGHSNAWTAMTSTNYYFDVSPDALEGALDRFSGFFSEPLFNEDCTEREIKAVDSEHKKNLQNDVWRFYQLEKHLSKPGHPYGKFGTGNYESLWSIPKEAGRDPRRQLIEWWEKEYCARRMKLAVAGKEDVDTLEKWVREKFENVPVRTEGKPEVGRDGVRVVFDESPYGKEQLGYFTFTKPVRDMRALELMFPFPDMDHLYKTRPTHFISHFLGHEGRGSILSYLKKKGWVNSLSAGNYHDAAGFSLFKISVDLTPDGLEHYQDVALTVFKYISLLRSQPPSVDAFNEIKAIADISFRFAERGRTSSYCTNLSSWLQSPVPREKIVSSKWLVEEYNQQELEWALQLLDPRRADIGVTSKVLPKNVSGEYENKEPIYGTEYKRVKFDEEFLKEAMSGAPIADLQLPGPNLFIPEKLDVQKFDVQEPAKRPVILRDTSLSRLWYKRDDRFWLPKANLDVMLHSPILNVTPRNAVLSRLFCDLFSDSITEDVYDADLAELNFNLWNTSHWIQISAGGFSDKLAVLTEKMLEKFVNYKVDEARFQEVAEATRLHWKNFGMSDPWKIGRFYNSYATQEIAWTQEEKLKELEYITAADVQAFGKELLTRLHIETLIHGNTSPEGAKEIQDMLERVLKPRELTPTELKAPRSLVLPSSSEYVWQISVPNKSEVNGSVIYEIHVGDPSDITLRNHLSLFSQIAAEPCFDILRTKQQLGYIVSGHASQSTGTMGYTVLVQSEKDPVYVETRIEAFLDGLKETIEEMSEEEFEKHKQSLIAKKEEKPKNLGEETKRFWGRIQDRYFEFARRENDVAELRKTTKQDILNVLMTYIHTSSPTRAKLSVHLKSQYRGIKFDLASAAPLVKSFTEAGIAVDPAAIQKLLSNNPTLEQVKEFANSTIDAAANVADDVKAQLKDVVAELKGQEAGPGAEAGAGPGPEDVKLRPGNVWIEDIQEFKARLVPSKAAVPVEPLKTLVAEL; encoded by the exons ATGCTCCGGTCATTCGCTTCCTCCACAGGTGCATCCACACACCTCACAAGAACACACCGCTCTCTCCACCGACTCGTCACCCCCCGCTCACGCTCATTTACTCTCGTACCAGGCCGCCATCTCACTACCACTTCACTCGTCAAACCCACAACCAAAACACAATCCTTTCAATCTCACCGTCTTTCAAACACGGCTCAATCCCTTTTCAAAAGAAGCTTTGCGACTCCTGTGTCTAG GCAAATACCTCCTATCAAACTTCCTATAGAACCAATCATGGAATCACCTTACCCGCCTTGCCCACCCATTCCCAAAGCCAACGGTCCTGTTGATCTTATTCTTCCCCCGACTGAAGATAGGAAACACAAGTACTTTACCTTGTCCAATGGCCTCGAGGTGGTGGTTGTGAGTGATCCCAAGGCGGACAAGGCTGCGGCTAGTATGGATGTCGGTGTTGGCCATTTGAGCGATCCAGATGATCTGCCTGGTTGTGCTCACTTTTG CGAACACTTGCTCTTCATGGGCACAAAAACACATCCTTCAGAGAACGCCTATCAGCAGTACCTTTCATCTCATAACGGCCACTCCAACGCCTGGACAGCAATGACATCTACCAACTATTATTTTGATGTCAGTCCTGATGCGCTCGAGGGTGCACTAGACAGGTTCTCGGGATTCTTCTCTGAACCTTTATTCAACGAG GACTGTACAGAAAGGGAGATCAAGGCTGTCGACTCGGAGCACAAGAAGAACCTCCAAAATGATGTTTGGCGTTTCTACCAACTCGAAAAGCATCTCTCCAAGCCCGGCCATCCTTACGGTAAATTCGGTACTGGTAACTACGAGTCTCTCTGGTCCATACCCAAAGAAGCGGGTCGTGACCCTCGTCGCCAGCTGATCGAATGGTGGGAAAAGGAGTACTGCGCGAGGCGAATGAAATTGGCCGTTGCAGGCAAGGAAGACGTGGATACCCTCGAAAAGTGGGTGAGAGAAAAGTTTGAAAATGTTCCTGTGAGGACGGAAGGGAAGCCGGAAGTCGGCAGGGATGGCGTGAGGGTTGTGTTTGATGAGAGTCCATATGGAAAAGAGCAGCTTGGGTATTTCACTTTCACCAAGCCTGTGAGGGATATGAGGGCTTTGGAGCTCATGTTCCCCTTCCCCGACATGGATCACCTCTACAAGACTAGACCCACCCATTTCATCTCCCATTTCCTTGGTCATGAAGGCCGAGGCTCTATTCTCTCGTacttgaagaaaaaaggatgggTCAACTCCCTTTCTGCAGGCAACTACCACGATGCGGCTGGTTTCTCACTCTTCAAGATTTCTGTCGACTTGACTCCTGACGGTCTTGAGCATTACCAAGACGTCGCTCTCACCGTCTTCAAATacatctcccttctccgctCCCAGCCTCCCTCAGTCGATGCCTTCAACGAGATCAAGGCTATTGCCGACATCTCATTCCGCTTTGCCGAACGCGGCCGCACCTCTTCCTATTGCACCAACCTTTCCTCCTGGCTTCAGTCCCCCGTCCCTCGAGAGAAGATTGTAAGCAGCAAATGGCTCGTGGAGGAGTACAATCAGCAAGAGCTGGAATGGGCTTTGCAGTTGTTGGATCCTAGAAGGGCGGATATCGGTGTGACTAGTAAGGTTTTGCCTAAGAATGTTAGCGGTGAATACGAGAACAAGGAACCCATCTATGGGACAGAATATAAGAGGGTCAAATTTGATGAGGAGTTCTTGAAGGAA GCGATGAGCGGCGCTCCTATAGCAGACTTGCAGCTCCCTGGCCCGAACTTGTTCATTCCCGAGAAACTTGATGTTCAGAAATTCGACGTTCAGGAG CCTGCCAAGCGACCAGTCATCTTGAGAGATACTTCTTTATCTCGATTGTGGTATAAACGAGACGACCGATTCTGGCTACCCAAGGCTAATTTGGATGTCATGCTTCACTC TCCTATTCTTAACGTCACTCCCCGAAACGCTGTCCTCTCACGCTTGTTCTGCGACCTCTTTTCCGACTCTATTACCGAAGATGTCTACGATGCCGATCTCGCCGAACTCAATTTCAACCTCTGGAATACAAGTCATTGGATCCAAATCTCTGCTGGAGGGTTCAGCGATAAACTTGCAGTGTTGACGGAAAAGATGTTGGAAAAATTTGTTAACTACAAGGTTGATGAAGCGAGGTTTCAGGAAGTTGCCGAGGCG ACTAGGTTGCACTGGAAGAACTTTGGCATGAGTGACCCTTGGAAGATTGGACGATTCTACAATTCTTATGCTACTCAGGAGATTGCCTGgacccaagaagaaaagttgaaggagCTTGAGT ATATCACTGCGGCCGATGTCCAGGCCTTTGGAAAGGAACTTCTCACGCGACTTCATATCGAAACTCTTATCCACGGGAACACCTCTCCTGAAGGAGCCAAGGAGATTCAGGATATGCTGGAGAGAGTCTTGAAGCCCCGTGAACTTACTCCTACTGAGCTCAAGGCGCCGCGATCTCttgttcttccttcat CTTCTGAGTACGTTTGGCAAATTTCTGTGCCCAACAAGTCCGAAGTGAATGGCTCAGTCATCTACGAAATTCACGTCGGCGACCCCTCTGATATTACTCTCCGTaatcatctctccctcttctcacAAATTGCTGCCGAGCCCTGCTTTGATATCCTCCGAACTAAGCAGCAGTTGGGATACATTGTCAGCGGTCATGCGAGTCAGTCTACTGGGACAATGGGTTATACAGTGTTGGTGCAGTCAGAGAAGGATCCGGTGTACGTCGAGACACGGATTGAGGCGTTCTTGGATGGCTTGAAGGAGACTATTGAGGAGATGTCCGAggaagagtttgagaaACACAAACAGAGTTTGATCGCtaagaaggaggaaaagccAAAGAATTTGGGTGAAGAGACGAAGAGGTTCTGGGGTAGGATTCAGGACAGGTACTTTGAATTCGCAAGGC GTGAGAACGATGTTGCCGAGTTACGGAAGACCACCAAGCAAGACATTCTCAACGTCCTCATGACTTACATCCACACTTCATCACCTACCCGTGCCAAGCTTTCTGTACACCTCAAGTCTCAGTATAGGGGCATCAAGTTCGATTTGGCGTCCGCCGCTCCTCTTGTGAAGAGTTTCACCGAGGCTGGTATCGCTGTTGACCCCGCTGCTATCCAAAAGCTGTTATCAAACAACCCTACCCTTGAACAGGTCAAGGAGTTTGCCAACTCTACTATCGACGCCGCTGCCAATGTCGCGGATGACGTCAAGGCTCAGCTTAAGGATGTGGTCGCCGAATTAAAGGGCC